The sequence GCTAGGGGGGGTCTGTGGGCATGCCCCctccagaaaaatttgaaatctggaaGCTCTGAAACACTATATCCAGTGTTCTGCCGGAATCAAATTGTGTGTATATATAAGTACGATTTCTTAGCACCAACAACgttttttcgtttatttttacCATCACACTGATATACGCAAATAGCCTTTTGGATACATTTCTTGGAACTTGAAGGCCACAGTCAATGAAAAAATGAAGTTGAACAAAATCGTCATAAATAGCATCAAAATGACAAGATACTATAACACTGAAATGTAGAAATGTGCAACTACGGTATATCCAAAAACAGATGTGACGTGTTGCAACCGACTCAGATTACGAGGTGACCAACTTGACGAGTCAAACCGTAACAGCGATACCAAATCATGGCGAATGCGAAATGAGGCGTGACCTTGATCTCGAAATTGAGGTAAAAAGCACATCCAAGCccatcaaaataaattttcatttttttgaaagGATCATTCTTTAATTCCTTCAATTTAAGCAGAAAGTAGCCGACGTCTCTGATCGAAGTAGCCGACGCTCTTCGATGGACGTCGGTGCTAATATTGAAACCCCTGATAGGGTGATGGGATTTTCTTTCAAAGCACCAGTGTAAGAGGGTGATTTTCAAACACTCTCATTCCACCTACCATGATACCTTAAAAAGTACCCTGAGTTGTGGTCGAACAAATACAAACACTGTGGTACGAAAGTCCAAACGAGTGAATTTTTCTGCAAAATTGCCGATTCTTCAAAGGCTACTTAAAAGCAGTCAGTATTTCTGTTACTTTTCTGTTACTGTTGTTATTGCAAGTGCTAACACTCGTCATGCACAACTGATTGACTTACAGCAACATTTACCCAGAAAATCCCCATGAATTTCCCATGAAATCAGCCATTTTCTCAGAGAAAAAAGCCCACGAAATTTGACTTTTTTCCACAACCTATCAGAAGCCCTTCACAACACAATTTTCTTGTAAGTAACATACCATCATCCTTCCCCAATGTAATCCCTGGTCTGTTAATGTTGTCCATCTctctaaaaaagaaaacaactgatgaaaaaaaattcctgaTGGATTAAACCTAGCCTGGGATTACAAAGTGTGAACTAGTTATAATGCATTGGCCACTATTACACAGGTAACTAGGAGATGTTGTGACCACATGGTATTAGCATTCTTGACTCTGAAACAAGAGGTCTAGGTTAAAACCCTGGCTGGATTCAATGTTCTGTATGATTCTGGTTAATACTggataaaatttaatgtttaatGTAAATCTAACAAAAATTCTCCAGATAGCCTGCAGCAGACAGATATGCCCTGAAATGCAGGTTAATAAGATGCATGCTATTCATGATAAGCATCGCAAAGTGTCCTCCTTCCTAAAAAGTCACCAAAACACACATAATTCTGCCAAATATGAAGTAATATGAAAatgacactttgtgatgcttattCACAAAGAGCATTGAATTTCATTAGcctgcatttctggacataagtgacaGCAGATTAGAATCAAATTCAGGGAGTAGGGTTATTCCTAGCTACCAAAAGTGGACAAGTAGTctgtatgagaaaaaaaatgccaCTCACTATTTTCAAATACATTTATTAAACTCTTTTCATTCCAGAgatattcatatttttaaaatataCAAAATGAGCCTAGTGATGATGTCATCATacactcaaccaaattttgatcaatatgATGGCAAACAGAACACAAGCTATAGAGAATACCAACTAGTGGGAGGCGGACCAGTTGGTGGCTAAATTGCAGAATATCCCGCGACTTTTTCTTATTAATGCGTAGCCAGTTGCGGAGAGTGGCTACGGCTGGCTACGCATAGCTACTAATTTATATTGGTGATCACGGAATATGTCAACTGAAGAAAAATAGAAACACTACGGACACCGGTACACTTAACCTTAAGTTTGACGCGTAGCCCGCACATAACAAATTGCCTCGTTCAATGATCCAGCCTCCACACAAAATATGGCGAAAACCAGTACTCTTTGACACGTAGCCACACGTAGACGCATAGGCAGCACATAAGAAATTGCCTCGTCCATGATCCAGCCCACACCACAAAACAATGCGAACAACAGTACCCTTAATCTTAATTTTGGTGCGTAGCCAGCACATGCGAAATTGCCTCGTTCTATGATCCAGCTTACATGACAAAACAATACGAACACTGGTAGCCTTAACCTTAATTCTGACATAACAAATTGCCTTGTTCCATGATCCAGCCCACACCACaaaacaataagaacaccggTAACCTTAACCTTAATTTTGACGCATAACCACACGTAGACGCGTAGCCAGCACATAAGAAATTGCCTCGTTCTATGATCTCGCCCACACCACAAAACAGTACGAACACTGGTACCCTTAACCTTAATTCTGACATAAGAAATTGGCTTGTTCCATGATCCAGCCCACaccacaaaacaataaaaacaccGGTACCCTTAACCTTAACTTTGACGCGTAGCCACACGCAGACGCATAGCAAGCacaatagggactttaagatccGAGACGCGACGGCTTCTAAAACGCGATGGCTGATAAAGGACTAGGACTAGAACCCCGTCGTTTGAGCGAGAAAAGTAAAGTTAAGATCCCAGTctggagcaactacagaatacagggctgtgttgtacggctatcaccaaagggaaaacaccggttcccgtctgttcaccgcagttaagccctgttggacggggttgatatctggatgggtccatctagataaaataccctgtgctgtactttacgggaagtcaggctggcgtagtggacatcaatcacgccttccacctctactacaaaaaatgctgtatgtggattgagtttcagtcgatctcaacctgacttcgagggtttcctccgggcactctggtttcctccctcctcaaaattgactcctagtttattccaattcgatcggatgcaggcccttcctgaaaaccactttcaggtgagtggagcttcctgggtaaatatcattcattcattttactcatttccatatcacaaaagctgttattgttatctgcctcgttcaacaaaagattcaaaccaatttgcatatgctggccctgagtggccctgtattctgtagttacgcCCTTAGTTGTATTTGGATTTACATCGACGACTTCTCTGCATGGGATGCCTTCATGGTCATATGTCCAAAACATTACTGAGCAAAACACAAAGTTAAATAAAACTGAATTAAATAATGTAACCTTAAATGTGCGAGTTTAGCGGCAGATGAACGCAATAAATCGAAAAATGAAACGGTACAAGAGACGAGGAAAGTATGCAGAAGACTCCTGCACTCACTATTTGCAGTTGTAGCTCGTGACTTACTTGCAAGCCTTGCTTGAAGGTGCTGCCATTTTATAAGCTTCGTACGCCTGAAAAAAACttcaaacaaatcaaaattCTTTCATCTCTGCGATCTAAAATGTCGCCAAAAATTACGTCCAATGATCCTAGATTGCTCATACTTCAAGTTTAGAGGAATATGTCCTCATTTAATTTAAGCACTGGAAGAAGAATACTCACGTTTTGTACAGAACGTCAAAATTGTTAAACCCACGTTCTCgcaatctcgtccccagagtCTTTCTGCGCACGCTTGAAGAAACGAAAGACCGCTGGTCAAGGGAACGacgactctgggaacgagatagACGTTCTCGagagacagagctgaataacctttgcgcatgcgcaagtttTGGTCGATGTTTTGGGCACAAATGATATTGTGTTCGTGGGCTATAGTTTCAAAACTAAACGTTGTGAGCCGTTGTGGTTTTaagttgcatgggcaatgcttctggttgttgactgtggctcgtggtgttgttttaaacgaccatttgaagatgttagagatgttcatgtttgtgacaggtcagCAATTAAGCTTGAATCTTTTGGTTTTACGGGATTTTTTTGTAAgacagtttactcattgtcaatttttatgtgttactgagATATTTTATATatgctggttaaaattattttggaattagactgactaaggcctagggcaaacgtcgaatctaagtcgcgtcgaatacatttaaaataggTGCGACAAAGAGTCGACTTCATTCCAGCGTGGCAGCAAACGTCGAACCTCTGTCGATCCTATTTCACCagttgcacttcattaaaacagaCGAATAAGCACGTGCGACCGTGCTATTCACCCGATGCGCTGCTAATTACTGCTAGGAGTTTTCAGCGAGATGCCGGAATAGAGTGTTCGTGAggccttactttggcaattaattgcgaaaaatagaaagagaagacTCGCATTACAGACAGCTCTGAGAACAGTGTATCAGAGACGACAGCTACTACTCCGAGTGGCATGCTTGACCGTGCTTTTGTTTGCAAACAACAATGGAGCAGCGGTCTTGAGTCGGTCTTGCCGCCGCTTCCAACGCAATGTCGGTTGATTTACCAACGTATGGTCCACTTACAGCgagaaacggtttaaagagactttcaggATATCTAGATCTACATTTATGTTTCTACTGGGTCGCATTCGTAACTTAATTGAAAAAGACACCATCACTGAAGAGCCTATATCCCCGGAAGGTCGATTAGCAATTTGTTTGTATCGCCTTGCAAGAGGCAACTACTATTTCATTATAGCAGAGATGGCAGGAATCGGTGAGCGGACAGTCGGATACATTGTCAATGAGGTGACAACCGCAATCGTGGAGTTTTTATGGGAAGATAGCGTTAAAAAACACATGCCGAAATCAGAGGACGAATTCAGAAGCAAAATCCTAGATATGGAAGAGGCGTGGCAATTCCCTTGCTGTTGGTCAGCCGTCGATGGGTGTCATATACCAATTAAGTGCCCCCCTGGTGGACTGGAGTCATGTAAAGAATAtcataactttaaaaatttcttttccgTGGTGTTAATGGGTATGGTTGATTCCAAGTATAGATTTGTTTGGGCTAGCTGTGGCTACCCCGGCAATTCGCATGACTCAGTCATTTTTCAGTCCACTGATCTATGGAATCAAATCAAGAACCAGGAATATCTCCCCAAAATTGGCAAGAAAGTGGGTTCCCTTCTTGTACCTCTTTTGATACTTGGAGATGCAGCATTTCCGTTGCAACCGTGGTTGATGAAGCCATGCACCAACGCCAACCCTACACTACAACAAAGATATTACAACTACAGGTTGAGCCGAGCCAGAATGGTGACGGAGGGTGCTTTTGGGCAACTTAAGGCAAGGTGGCGGGTTCTGCTTAGAAGATGCGAGTGCAGCCAGGAGAATACGAAGAAGGCAGCCCTTGCTTGTGTCGTTTTACATAatatttgctttgaaaaagggGATACGATTACGAGGGAAATGGATTTGGCAATCGACCCCAAAACCGGAAATAGGCGTGACAGAGCCACGATAAGAGAACTTCTACAAATGAGAGCTTGCGAGAAGATACCCGATACGGATACTAGGGCCCGCCTCATAAGAGAGGGTCTTATTTAGAAAATGTGGTTAGAAAAACAAGGTGGGGGTGTCTCCTGAGTTGCTGACTTCATTTGGTGAAAGCAAACACCAAACGTGATCATTTGAATCACCACAGCGCAATCAGAACatgtttatttgttattttctgAAACCAAAACAATGAATAAACTTGTAATTGTATATGTAGTTAATCTTGGAATTAAAACTACTGGGAACGCCCATGTTTCTCTTTATAACCGAGCGCAGCTACTGTTGTAGGCAAGAAAATCGTGTTTTCACAAACTGTAACGTTATTATGAATTATAGAAGAAGTAAAGGGGCGTTCTTGGAAGTATTATTTAGGACTACTCTCACTGTCTCCTTCTATTGATCGATTTGCTATTATTGCATtactaataataaaaagaaataattatcaaaATGACAGCTGTTGGATTGTATTGGCTCAACGTAAGTTGATAGTTATCTGATATGTACCGCATTGAGTACCTACAGTTTAATGATCACGATTAATGGGACGCTCATCAGAACTGCTTGCATTAATTTTCAGACATGATATTATGCAATAGATCACTCGTAACTGTGGCGGTGCTTGTGGCTGGGAGTGGTCTTCCTGTGGGCTCTCCACCATACATTCTGGCATATCCCGGCATAACACCAGTTTGAAAGGGTGGAGCGACTGGGGGCATATAAGGATTGTAGGACGGCGCTCGAGGATAGAAAGATGGCTGCTGTAACCCATCTTGGGTACACAGTAGTTTGAACAGTTTTAGTTCATGCTCCCTTGATTTTACGATGTCTCCTTTGAGGAAAGCTAGCATGTCCTTGCTTGCATCGTTTTCGACAGCGGTTTTTAGCAGATTAACAGCTTCGGTCAGGATTTCTGTGCTGTCACCTGTTCGTTTTCTCTTTTTAGGTGCGGTCTTCACTGGGACAAATAGCTGTGTACTTGGATGGTCCTTAGCTAGATCTTGATCCTCATTGTCGACATCATCGTTGCAATCGGTCACGGGCACGTTCATCAAAGGCTCCGTTGCTAAATCAGGACGGCATGAATCGCGAGTCTTGACCAATTCGAATAGGCGATCAAACCAAACTCCGTAATTCTTATCGTCTTGGAAACGTTTTACTCCAGTTGCAGTCTTGATCGTCAATGCAGCTTTTTTGCATTCGCTTACGCATTTCTTAAACTTCGTGCGCACCTGGGCTACAGTGAAAGGGACGCTATTCCCCTTGCCCTCTGCCCTGCTTTTCAATTCTTTGAGCACTTTTTCGTAGACTTTTCCGTTTTGCTGATTTTTGGTGTTTACAAAAATCAGCTTTCTTTGGTAGTAAtcattagtaataattatatcaaCCAGATCGTCAACAAGATCTTGTTTGCAGAAACCCCTGGGCCCACGCTTcgctctcttcttcttcttctttttgggccgggttcttcttcttcatctacattttcttcttcttccatttcttcttcttcctcttctagTGGCTCCATTTCATCATTGTCTTTACAGTCCCTTTCTGTCTCTGAAGACCTGAAACATGCAATAACTGTTTTTTATAGATATTCTGATGTCattgtttcttcttttctttttaatttgtttaataTCAAAAGATAAAACAACTACAATCAAAGCAATTTCCTTTGATTCTTTCAATAAGCAAAAATAATATCAAATACACTGAATTCTCCCGTGCATCTGTCCATTTGAGCGCGCGTGTGCGTTAATTACGCACATTGTATCAAACGCTAAAAACAACGAAAATGCAAATAAATATGGTTATGATATCGTGGTAAAATATTATTACCTGGTTTTTTCATTGGACCTGAAGCTGCCGATACTCTGCTCTTCAGACAACGTTAGACCCTGCGTGGCTCTCTTTAGTTCCCTGTCACAAGCTTCGCAGTATGCCACGCTTCTACCGGCTTTCCAGCCCTCAACATCCTCGTTTTCTTCGAAAACTGAGCATTGATTGCAAATAGGCATTTTACACCTCAAGCATTTGTATTTCGTGTCCATGAAACATGAACAACACATTTCCATCATGCTCCGGTGCGGTGTCAGCAATGACTTTCTATAGCTCGCCATTCCCGGTGGCGAAATTGTCTTTGAGCAGCGCATGCTCGTCAGGGGGGAAAATAGCGTTTGCCAGATGGGggagtatgtatttttgtggcatttgcccagtctatcacatttaaatcaattattttgtaatttgcatgatttatgaattgaattcagCACGTGTTTGGAGCGGCGTTTGCCGACACGCCGAACCGCTGTCGCATTATCCGACTTGGCAAGTCGAACCCATGCTGGAGTcgaatcaattaatttgagtcgaatttaattgcagcaaacgtcgcaccattcatgcgcctaattcaaaataaataggttcgacgaattaaattcgactaagattcgacgtttgccctgggcctaaggcctagggcaaacgtcgaatctaagtcgCGTCGAATACATTTAAAGTAGGTGCGACAAAGAGTCGACTTCATTCCAGCGTGGCAGCAAACGTCGAACCTCTGTCGATCCTATTTCACCAGTTGCACTTCATTAGAACAGAGGAATAAGCACGTGCCCCCGTGCTATTCACCCGATGCGCTGCTAATTACTGCTAGGAGTTTTCAGCGAGATGCCGGAATAGAGTGTTCGTGAggccttactttggcaattaattgcgaaaaatagaaagagaagacTCGCATTACAGACAGCTCTGAGAACAGTGTATCAGAGACGACAGCTACTACTCCGAGTGGCATGCTTGACCGTGCTTTTGTTTGCAAACAACAATGGAGCAGCGGTCTTGAGTCGGTCTTGCCGCCGCTTCCAACGCAATGTTGGTTGGTTTACCAACGTATAGTCCACTTACAGCgagaaacggtttaaagagactttcaggatatctagataagaaaacgcaaggagtgacaggccacactgattcccttcctgtgtgaaaacatgtatagcatcttttatagttttgctctcacaagcagatATCTCAAggattttcctcttttgtacgaAATGGTAGGTggttctttgaagatttggcgaagtaggggttgattttgaatcaaatgccattttgtgagtacacctcaagcatttatatttcgTGTCCATGAAACATGAACAACACATTTCCATCATGCTCCGGTGCGGTGTCAGCAGTGACTTTCTATAGCTCGCCATTCCCGAATTGTCTTTGTGCAGCGCATGCTCGTCAGGGGGGGAAAATAGCGTTTGCCAGATGGGggagtatgtatttttgtggcatttgcccagtctatcacatttaaatcaattattttgtgatttgcgtgatttatgaattgaattcagcacgtgtttggagcggcgtttgccgacacgccgaaccgctgtcgcattatccgacttggcaagtcgaacccatgctagagtcgaatcaattaatttgagtcgaatttaattgcagcaaacgtcgcaccattcatgcgcctatttcaaaataaataggttcgacgaattaaattcgactaagattcgacgtttgccctaggcctaaTGCActttaatataaaattattaattccctcatactgagaattatgtcatcgcgaaaagaatgcagttagtttttatacattatgttgacttcccttgttttgatgtGTTCTTACAAAACTGTACTAAAGGAACATACACGacaatgtcttttggatttaatgtaTGATGCTGTACggtagttgaaagctacattgtATTTTACACTAACATTGAATTGTTGGGACAGTTATTGTTCATGGCGAGATGGGGGTGGGAAAAAATAGGGGGGCCAAGGCtcttttaaattagcaaagatggggggctattgttattttctggtacaaagataaggggaggtgatatgattcagcaagatttgcagtataagaagtcaattcaagaaagttagacttgtgaactagttggataggatggagtataaagatacttaaaacagtgatactctgataagtaatttaatatcatgacatttgttgtgttattaacatgtgaattgaaaaacaaaacacaataacattgtttgtaaagaccacacaaggtaatgaaaaactggacTCGGGTCTACACAATACACTGACTTTGTTATTgaagaggttagttgaaggttatcaaaaatcatctaataatttgtattattatccaacttcactttgtagagtacaaataacgcccaacccaagacgagtacaaatatcacgcggtatttgtactctagaggaccggttaggcaggttttctcgcaacgcgcaagcgacgaatttgattcaagctacgaaaaaaaattttgtttgtcaataggaatttcttctctacgttttttcttgacagaaatcttaaagtgaaaaacttgaattgatctgtaatttaggcgatcgaaagacgattttttttcccgttgtgaaaagtgaaataaattgcgccagtgatggcgtggtcgtaattacgaaaaccagtttgccttcttctcctgccgttgaccaatcagttagctggatttcccgcgccaattccgttccgcttcgcatacttctgtcacgcattcctcgtaaataaatatccgcgaaattcgcctgcacgcagataaaaatttggcgtgttggataataaatctcttattagacgttttgttgtgtagtatcgctgaaaatttttactcgttgtttgtattttgactcgccctacgggctcgtcaaaatacggcacaactcgtaaaaatactcagcgatactacacaacaaaacgtctaataagatatatatatttttggatcatatttatttatatatatatatatatatatatatatatatatatatatatatatatatatatatatcaaacacaaatgaagataagacacattgtaaagaccacctatatttcgaccaacttgtcggtcttcctcagggtgagtgaagaaaaaaagatttttatttcgatagcaTAGTAAACTTGTatgtaacggtttttcttcactcaccctgaggaagaccgacaagttggtcgaaatataggtggtctttacaatgtgtcttatcttcatttgtgtttgatatattgttttattatgaggaaaacatctacacacattagatgcttgtgagagtttatatatatatatactgcactgcactgcactgatgagagtttatatatatatatactgcactgcactgcactgatgaggcccagaaggccgaaacagtactgtctgcagttagatatagctctttggtgtaaaaaccaaattgagcactctatctgggatgagtcctagctattttgcaattgcgcatgctcactagagtactctagtttgagcactctggcaggactgagttaccacatttgtgggaagctcgaggtgacctttaaaggttcacctttatctcagcatcagcactgcactgaagAGGCCCAGAAGGCGGAAACAGTGCTAAGtgatcgcttctcggccttttggctaagttgCGGTTGTTGACAGTTTACTGTTGATTTTTCAGATTGTTCTGCCATGATGCCGCCGTCTGAGCTTTACCCGAAGAGCCTGCTGCTGCATTTCCCACCACAAGTGTACCAGAGAACCAGTCCATCTGAGCTGTTACCAAAGGTGTTACAGATTGTCAAGCCTGAAGTTCTGAAGTGTGCCCAGTTCCTACAAGGTGGAAAAGTACGTTTGTCCTTCAAGGAAAGGTCTGATCGCGACCACCTCCTGTATGAAGGCCTGTGTTTTGATGGTGTGGACATTCCTGTCACCGAACATGGCAAGAAGTTGACCACTGTGTACCTGCGTGACCTGCCGTTTGAAGTCCCCAGTAATGACCTCTATGCTTTCTTCGCCGACTATGGAGATGTTGTGACTGTTGAGCGTTCTACGTCCTCTACCTGTTCCTCCTTGTTTGATGGTAATCGAGTGGTCAAGATCGTCCTTGATAAAGAGATCCCGTATTTCCTGTCCGTCCTCGGCCATGATTGTCGTGCGTGGTATCGCGACCAAACGCCTGAATGTTTTATATGCCGTGAGCCTGGCCACCGCTCCCAGTCCTGCCCGTTCTCCGGCTTGTGCCTGCGCTGCCGCCAGCCGGGCCATAGGGCCAAGGAGTGTGGGCGGGCCTGGGGTCCTGCCCTTTTGAGTTCCAATGACGCTCCCGCTCCTGTCGAAAATGTCGCTTCAGTTGCAGATCCTTCCGTTCCAGACCCTTCTGTTCCTATGAGTGACCCAGACCCTTCTGATGATCCAGTTGATATTGAAGTTGATCCTGCTCCGCCTCCTGTTGATCCTGATCCTGAACCTGTTGATGTTCATTCGCCACCTCAAGTCGATGCGCCACCTAAAGTGCCCGCGGGCGACCCCCCGGCTTCGGCCAAGGAATCTGTCGCTTCTGAGTCATCTGGATCCTCCGTTAAATCTAACTCAAAGAAGCGTAATGTTATTGAGTACTATGTCGCCGTGCCTAAAGAACATTCATCGGACCCTTCGTATACCAAGTCGTATAGAGCTATAAGAACTGCTATCCGTGAACTATCGCTCCAAAAGTTTGTGAACTTGTCTTCGACGGAACTCAGAACGTTTATTTTAGATGCTCTATGGAAAAATGAGTGCcctaatgataataatgagaGGTTTTCAGCTATCCTTTCGTGTCTTATTAGGCTT is a genomic window of Acropora muricata isolate sample 2 chromosome 8, ASM3666990v1, whole genome shotgun sequence containing:
- the LOC136926799 gene encoding uncharacterized protein, which translates into the protein MLEMFMFVTDCSAMMPPSELYPKSLLLHFPPQVYQRTSPSELLPKVLQIVKPEVLKCAQFLQGGKVRLSFKERSDRDHLLYEGLCFDGVDIPVTEHGKKLTTVYLRDLPFEVPSNDLYAFFADYGDVVTVERSTSSTCSSLFDGNRVVKIVLDKEIPYFLSVLGHDCRAWYRDQTPECFICREPGHRSQSCPFSGLCLRCRQPGHRAKECGRAWGPALLSSNDAPAPVENVASVADPSVPDPSVPMSDPDPSDDPVDIEVDPAPPPVDPDPEPVDVHSPPQVDAPPKVPAGDPPASAKESVASESSGSSVKSNSKKRNVIEYYVAVPKEHSSDPSYTKSYRAIRTAIRELSLQKFVNLSSTELRTFILDALWKNECPNDNNERFSAILSCLIRLKKHCKKN
- the LOC136927053 gene encoding uncharacterized protein; the protein is MEEAWQFPCCWSAVDGCHIPIKCPPGGLESCKEYHNFKNFFSVVLMGMVDSKYRFVWASCGYPGNSHDSVIFQSTDLWNQIKNQEYLPKIGKKVGSLLVPLLILGDAAFPLQPWLMKPCTNANPTLQQRYYNYRLSRARMVTEGAFGQLKARWRVLLRRCECSQENTKKAALACVVLHNICFEKGDTITREMDLAIDPKTGNRRDRATIRELLQMRACEKIPDTDTRARLIREGLI
- the LOC136925275 gene encoding uncharacterized protein produces the protein MPICNQCSVFEENEDVEGWKAGRSVAYCEACDRELKRATQGLTLSEEQSIGSFRSNEKTRSSETERDCKDNDEMEPLEEEEEEMEEEENVDEEEEPDLVDDLVDIIITNDYYQRKLIFVNTKNQQNGKVYEKVLKELKSRAEGKGNSVPFTVAQVRTKFKKCVSECKKAALTIKTATGVKRFQDDKNYGVWFDRLFELVKTRDSCRPDLATEPLMNVPVTDCNDDDHPSTQLFVPVKTAPKKRKRTGDSTEILTEAVNLLKTAVENDASKDMLAFLKGDIVKSREHELKLFKLLCTQDGLQQPSFYPRAPSYNPYMPPVAPPFQTGVMPGYARMYGGEPTGRPLPATSTATVTSDLLHNIMSEN